The segment TTCACAGATGAGTGCGTTCACACACCAACCTACCAAGTACCCCAGTGCTGTGTGTCAGTGACGAGTGGCCCGACAGATAGTGTAATGTCTGACAGATGCAGGATGAGAAATTATGCTGCTATCATCTGGAGTGACTGCAGCTAAGATTTATGGCTCATATTTGGTGAATGGCAGCAGAGCAAACATGAACGATTATAGCTAGTTTTGCACCCCCTCAGCCCCCTTTCAtacacacgtacgcacgcacacaccctcAGTATTGCGTGTGAAAGCACCGAACGAAGAAATGTTCTCACATCTGTCTTTCTGCTGTGTTTCTCATGAAGAATATATATATGACAGTTCAATTCAACTCATTTCAGATGAATGCTTGGTTCTTCATGCAGTATTTCCTCACAGAACACTTGGAAATGACTTAATTTAACCCTATAGGCCCCCAAGAACTGTGAACGTGAGCTTCTGGTGACATTGTAACGAAAACACTATTTAGTAGAAAGATACAGAGGAATTGTGGTAGGGGAAAATGTCTTGAGTAATGTTAGTATGTTGTGGCAGTAAGTGTCTTAtttctctgtttctcctcacTCTTCATATCTATCTCTTTCTGTATGTCTATATTTGTTCTCTACCAGACATGTATCATATCTATCTATCTCCTGTACCAGACATGTACAGGCTAGAGCTGGCTGGTGGACTAGGAGCCATCCTGCTTCTACTGGGCTTCTTCACGGCCATCTACAAGTGCTACAACGTGGAGATCATGCTCTGCTACCGGAGGCACTTTGGGAGTGACGAGACAGAAGATGGTGAGTGTGTGTCacctggggctgggctgggtgtgtCCTACACGACCAGCTCTGGGCCTATAGCCCACCCAGTGAGATTCTCAGAGCAGGGAAAAGGTCAGTCACAGCTCTCAGCGCCCCCGGAGACTGTAACAAAAGCGGTATTCTCACCGTATTAAGGATTCATTCATGAGAACTAGAGCTGATGCTCCTTATTTTAGTGACACAGAATTACTTACCATTCCGGCCACTTATCCCATAGTTGTCTGTATCCACACTTCTTTGTTTTAGGATTTAAGTTTCACATTTCTATGACATGGTTGTCACTTTCTAGGATAGATCCCCTTGCTATACATTCACAATAGAGACATACAGCATTTTTGTTGTTAAACAACTATGTCATGTCATACTCATATTCATCTAGAATTCTCATTTGGTAACAGAAAACTgtctctttgtctttgtctcttcACCCACAGACAACAAGGAGTATGATGCATATTTGTCCTACACCAAAGTGGAGCTGGATTCGATGAACAGGGGCTCCAGTGAAGAGGAGCAGTTTGCTCTGGAGATCCTCCCAGATGTTCTGGAGAAACACTACGGATACAAGCTCTTCATCCCCGACCGGGACCTCATCCCTAGCAGTCACAGCAGTGAGTGATCCCTCCCATCCCTtcgtccctccctccacccccccatcTCTGTCCCTCATGGGAGGGCTTCTCTTTGTGATCTAGGTctacctccatcctctctctctctctcccttcctccctctatctatccatccatccatccatccacccatccctccctctctccatctccccaacTCTGTCCCTAGTGGGAAGGCTTCCACCCACTGCCCAGAATTCATTTGACTGTCAAGAAGAATCAAGACAGACGCACATCTTAATCTCCTTTGCCGTGGCTGTATTTGTTCTGTCATCGCCAATATAAGggtggtgtgtgttgtggtgtgcttTGAGGGCCTGCATATATTGTGTTATCTATCAATGATggatctcccatctccacaaggCAGCTACTGTACCGTTTTTTGGTGTTGGCATCTTATTTGGGAGTGTAATTGGTGTAAAATAGTTACATGTATGGTAAAAGCAgcgaaaaaatgtaattcagcaacTGTATGTATGGTTTACCAGTACATTACATAAGcttgatgtacagtgcattcggaaagtattcggaccccttgacttttccacattttgttacgttacagccttattctaaaatgtattaaatcgtttttccccctcattaatctgcgcacaataccccataatgacatagcaaaaactggtttttagaaatgttttcaaatgtatctataaaaaatacataagtactcagtactttgttgaagcacctttggcagcgattacagccttgagtcttatttggtatgacgctacatgcttggcacacctgtatttggggagtttctcccattcttctctgcagatcctctcaagctctgtcaggttggatggggagcgtcgctgcacagctattttcaggtctctccagagatgttcggtagggttcaagtccggactctggctgggccactcaaggacattcagagacttgtcctgaaggcagtcatgcgttgtcttggctgtggtttgggtcgttgtcctgttggaaggtgaacgttcaccccagtctgaggtcctgagcgctctggagcaggttttcatcaaggatctttctttactttgctcagttcatctttccctcgatcctgactagtctcccagtcccttctgctgaaaagcatccccacagcatgatgctgccaccaccatgcttcaccgtagggatgctgccaggtttcatccagacatgacgcttggcattcaggccaaagagttcaatcttggtttcatcagaccagagaatcttgtttctcatggtctgagagtgctttcggtaccttttggcaaactgtgccttttactgaggactggcttccgtctggccaccctaccataaaagcctgattggttgagtgaagactctcccatctccacagaggatctccggcgctctgtcagagtgaccatcgggttcttggtcacctccctaaccaaggcccttctcccccgattgctcagtttggccgggcagccagctctaggaagagtctgggtggtaccaaacttcttccatttaagaatgagggaggccactgtgttcttggagaccttcaatgctgcagaaagttgTTCGTACCcttgcccagatctgtgcctcgacacaatcctgcctcggagctctacgtacaattccttcgacctcatggcttgatttttgctctgtcatgcactgtcaactgtgggaccttacatagacaggtgtgtgcctttccaaatcatgtccaatcaattgaatttaccacaggtggattccaatcaagttgtagaaacatctgaagggtgatcaatggaaacaagatgcacctgagctcaatttcgagtctcacaggaaagggtctgaatgcttatgtaaataaagtatttccgtcttttatttttaatacatttgcacaaatttctaaaaacctgttttcaatttgtcattatagggtattgtgtgtcgattgatgagggggaaaatgtatttaaatcatttcgaataaggctgtaacgtaacaaaatgtggatgaagtcaaggggtctgaatactttccgactcCACTGTATGTCAATTCATCTTGTTATACTTTTATACACACAGCCAAAGGTGCATGCACACGAGCACACTCACAATCACATTGGCCCTACACACACATCTCTCCACCTATGGCATTTTGCCCCATACAAAAAAATATGTTCCCACCTTGCACTACAAATATATTGCAAACTAATGTCCATTCCTTGCATAATTTAACATGcagtgaattctaaataaatcaaaaaCTCCTTAGGCTGGTCAAAGTCATGCTTACATAAATAAACTGCTTTCTAAGTGTGTTTGCTCGCTGGCACGCCATGGGGCTCAGTAGGGTGTATTGATAGTGCTGCATAGGTAATGAATTATAGAGAAATGTTCAGTTCCTTGAGAGGCAGGCTGCCATCATTAGTACCAACGCACTTACAGATCAGGCCAACACGACCAAATAACAACGTGTTTAAATGCCTCATTTGttcagaatgagagagggggggagagagaggggggtgagagagaggggggagatggagaggggggagagagagagggggggggagaagagagagagcaattATTGATAATAATTGATTTATGTAATCATCAGCATATGAAAAATGGGGAGAGAAATGTTTTAAAATAGCACTCTAGCTCAGTCCCGCCCATACAAATTGTACTATTTATGCACAGCAAATTGACCGTGAAATTGCAATGTGTTGTTGCTCTTCCATCATTAATTTTGTTAGGAACTGGCAAGAAATGAAAGGAAgagcatttcaaatcaaatccacCAACATCGCAAGGTTAACATATTTATACATATTTCATTGCCAATTAAACATCTGAATGTTTATTCAATTTATATCAATACATGTTAATGTTACATTGTAAAGATATATGAATCTACCGGACCCTTATTGAACTCTCTCAGTATGGTGCCTCTGTATTCGCAGTCTGAACAATACCCCCAATACATATTTCTGGTTGAATCTATTAGGGATATGTCCATGAAAAACACATTATCTCAATATCCATACTAGACGAGACTTGGGGCCCTGCAGGAAAAACAACACATAACAAAGGGTTGAGCTGCTGCCCCCGCTAAGTGTATCCTTTATTTAACATTGGCCTCATTATTTCTCCACTACATTGCTAAAGTTTTATACACAAGTAAGGAGAAAGGATCTCATTTGTGAGGCTTGCTTTGGTGCTCACTGTGCTCAGAGTACTATTTTCAGGCTGCCGGTAATACCTCCATATTGAAAAGGTCTGACAAGCTATCTTTCATCATAAGCCAGAAAAAAAAGGTTGATAGACAGTCTCAAGCTCCTTTAGCTCTGGTGCCACTGCCACATAATGTGTGTGGTAGATTACTTTGAACAAAGTCCCCCACACAGCACATTCTTCAGCTGAGGTCGCTGCCTCTTAATATGTGTGAGGGGAGATCCCATTCCCCCATAAAAAAGCATTTCTAAGTGAATAGCCAAATACAAGACAATCTTGTATATGTCATCTTTTCATGTTAAGCCACATCGATTAAGCTGCAAAGAATGATCATTCAAATGTAAATTGGCTCTGAGTAACATTTAGTTGGAATACATCAGACTTAACTCACTCTTTAGACTAGATAATGCAATTGTGTGCTGCCTGAGGGGAAGTGTGGTGTTTTTTTTATAGCCTTCTATATTCCGGGGGTTTATTCTTAAATACATGCACCATTAACCACAGTCTGGATACTGTGCTGTGTAAAGGAAGTTAGAGATCTGGGCCCGTGTCCACAAAGcgtttcagagtaggagtgctgatctagtatCAGTTTTGccatagatcataatgaataagactacatggacagatcctggatcagcactcctactctaggTTGCTTAGTTTGGCCCAACAATAATAAGATGATGTATCAAGTGTTTTAATCAACTGTTTAGGCCTTTTTATGTTTATTTTTGTGTTTTCTTTCTTGTGATCTCTGTTATAACGCTATTAATGTGATTAGGCCTTATGTTGACTTTCATGCTAATCGCCGTATGTATAGGAATGTGCGTTTGTAGTAGGATATGGAGGTGGGGCACAAGTCGTGTGGTGGCACTGGTGCCTGGGGTGGTGTTGGGTGTCAGGGAAGGAAGATGTGGGGTTTatgggtgtggtgtggtgtgtggagcAATGTGTGTGCAGCAGTGGGGTGGGCGGTTGAGGTAGAGGGCCAATGTGTGATGTGACACGTGCAGGTGTAAAAGACAGGGCCCCTGCAGGGGAAGGCAGGACACTATGGACCATTACCCAGCCTGAGCCAGCCATCCGCTAAGAGCTAATATGGAATTTAcctctctacatatctctctctctctcccattaacTTCCTGTTTTCTATGACTCATAGACACCCTCTTTCGCAGTGTACATGTTTTGCCTGCTTTTCAACAGGCTAATGACATTACTATTGGAATATGTTCACCTACAGGTTTAGGATTAATACGCCAGGGTAGTGAGAAGCCTATATTGACTAAAGTGATGTGTTTTTAAAGTGTGGTGTTGTCCTGATGCTATCTGTTTGGCGGTATACTGGGAGTAGTTATAGGGGGTGTAATGTGACATAGATCAGAGTGTTGGTTGCTTCTGTGTTTTGTAATGTCTCGGGGTGTTGTTTTAGACCTGCAGCTTTATACTGCTGTGATCTCAATTCTAAATGGACAAATATGAATGTTTTGTTACGCGCTATTCTTtgacaagctctctctctctttctttccctttctctgtATCATTCTGTCTTTCCCCCTCTCGCTGtatctctttctttttttctccctctctctctctctctctgtttctttctttctccctctctctatctctccctctctccccctctccctatttctcttTGTATGTCTCTCTTCTCCAGTCTACATCGAGGACCTGGCGCGAAGCGTGGAGCAAAGCAGGCGGCTGATCATCGTGTTGACTCCTGAGTTTGTGGCCAAGCGTGGCTGGAGCATCTTCCAGCTGGAGACACGGCTCCACAGCATGCTGGTGACAGGGGAGATCAAGGTCATTATGATCGAGTGTGCTGACCTCAAGAGCGTCATCAACTACCAAGAGGTGGAGGCCCTGAAGAACACCATCAAAGTGCTCACCATCATCAAGTGGAGGGGCCCTAAGAGCAACGAGCTCAAGTCCAAGTTTTGGAAGCAGGTGATTTACGAGATGCCGGTAAAGAGGAAGGAGATGCTGTCTCGCCGGCAGGTGCTTGACTCCGGAGAGCAGGGCCTGTTCGGCGACCTGCAGACGGTCTCCACCATCGCCATGACGACCACATCTGCCTCGCTGGCGCCCGCCCACCATGCCGAGATCCCAGACTTTAACCAGGCCGGTCACCCCCAGATGAGACACTACTGCACCCGTAGTTACGAGTATAAGATGCCCGGTTCCCCCGTGCAGATAGCCACCTTGAGTAACCGTCACATGTACTGCAATATCCCCATGACGCTGCTCAACGGACAGGTGACTCAGAACAACACGATGGGAAAGAGCAAGCAGGAGATCCACTTGAACAGCACATTCGTCCCTCTATCTGGAAGGGAACTCACAAGTGATATCTGGTAGACTGATATTCAGCAACCGGCTTGATGGcaccatctttatttatttttagctTTTTTTATCTGCATGAAGACTCATTtagacaaaacactgatcaaaaAAAAAACGACTGAACACAATCATTTCTCACGGACTACTTTCATTGGcgattaaatgttttatttttttcgtTCAGCCATAAGAAAAAGGGGAAAAAAGGAGTTGCTCCAGTCATAATTTTCTTACTTGAAAAATGTCTCCTTTTCGGAGATAAGTAATACATTCAAAAACCTTGTTTTTAATGTTCAAGGTATTGTTATTATGTACAGTTTTCATATCTTCTATAAACATTCATGATGATTCCTTTGAGATGTTAATGGTGTATGA is part of the Salvelinus fontinalis isolate EN_2023a chromosome 6, ASM2944872v1, whole genome shotgun sequence genome and harbors:
- the LOC129857858 gene encoding X-linked interleukin-1 receptor accessory protein-like 2 isoform X2, which translates into the protein MKVSMSLAVEENDEGLCFNSKIRHLEKAEITKSKIINCPDIEDYLAPYKQPQMTWYKECEKKTWRSSIMVNTTNIWFPEVQEDDGGNYTCELKYGSRVVRRTTELKVTALLTTRPPKVLFPTERQASVIDVQPGMPLSLDCKAFFGYSGESRPIIYWMKGEKFVEELAGHIKESEVRVLKEYLGEKEVELSLTFDAVEETDLGNYTCFVENHIGRRSGSAILQKKDMYRLELAGGLGAILLLLGFFTAIYKCYNVEIMLCYRRHFGSDETEDDNKEYDAYLSYTKVELDSMNRGSSEEEQFALEILPDVLEKHYGYKLFIPDRDLIPSSHSIYIEDLARSVEQSRRLIIVLTPEFVAKRGWSIFQLETRLHSMLVTGEIKVIMIECADLKSVINYQEVEALKNTIKVLTIIKWRGPKSNELKSKFWKQVIYEMPVKRKEMLSRRQVLDSGEQGLFGDLQTVSTIAMTTTSASLAPAHHAEIPDFNQAGHPQMRHYCTRSYEYKMPGSPVQIATLSNRHMYCNIPMTLLNGQVTQNNTMGKSKQEIHLNSTFVPLSGRELTSDIW